One genomic region from Pyxicephalus adspersus chromosome 1, UCB_Pads_2.0, whole genome shotgun sequence encodes:
- the GPR45 gene encoding probable G-protein coupled receptor 45 isoform X2 — MRSAINLLLATLAFSDIMLSLFCMPFTAVTIITGSWYFGSQFCQISAMLYWFFVLEGVAILLIISVDRFLIIVQRQDKLNPHRAKIMIATSWVLSFCISFPSVVGWTLVEVPTRAPQCVLGYTEFLADRAYAVMLVVAVFFIPFSVMLYSYLCILNTVRRNAVRIHNHAESLCLSQVSKLGLMGLQRPHQMNVDMSFKTRAFTTILILFIGFSLCWLPHSVFSLLSVFSRTFYYSNSFYVISTCILWLSYLKSVFNPVIYCWRIKKFREACMEFMPKTIKILPKVRGRTRRRIRPSTIYVCSEHQSAV; from the coding sequence ATGCGGTCTGCAATCAATCTCCTACTTGCAACGCTGGCATTTTCTGACATTATGCTTTCCCTATTCTGCATGCCTTTTACAGCCGTTACAATAATCACCGGGAGTTGGTACTTTGGCAGCCAGTTCTGCCAGATTTCAGCCATGCTGTACTGGTTTTTTGTCTTGGAAGGAGTTGCCATACTACTTATCATTAGCGTTGATCGTTTTTTGATCATTGTACAGAGACAAGATAAGCTAAATCCACACCGTGCCAAGATAATGATTGCCACTTCTTGGGTGTTGTCGTTCTGTATCTCCTTTCCATCCGTAGTAGGCTGGACATTGGTGGAGGTTCCAACACGTGCACCACAGTGTGTCTTGGGATACACAGAATTTTTAGCTGATAGGGCATACGCAGTCATGCTGGTTGTAGCCGTGTTTTTTATCCCTTTCAGTGTAATGCTGTACTCCTATCTATGCATCCTGAACACTGTCAGAAGAAATGCCGTCAGGATACATAACCATGCGGAGAGCCTGTGCTTGAGCCAAGTAAGCAAGTTAGGCTTGATGGGTTTGCAGAGGCCTCATCAGATGAATGTGGACATGAGTTTTAAAACAAGAGCCTTCACCACTATTCTCATTCTGTTCATTGGATTTTCCCTTTGCTGGCTTCCACATTCTGTGTTTAGTCTGCTGTCAGTATTTAGTAGGACTTTCTACTACAGTAACTCATTCTATGTGATCAGCACTTGCATCTTGTGGCTCAGTTACCTCAAGTCTGTATTCAACCCTGTTATTTACTGTTGGAGAATCAAGAAGTTCCGCGAGGCCTGCATGGAGTTCATGCCTAAAACAATAAAGATTCTCCCTAAAGTACGCGGAAGGACGAGAAGAAGGATACGCCCCAGTACTATCTATGTTTGCAGTGAACACCAGTctgctgtttaa
- the GPR45 gene encoding probable G-protein coupled receptor 45 isoform X1, giving the protein MGCNRTAFGSCMFSSENATVMNPDSRFAAFPTPLRILLAIIMVLMISIAFLGNAIVCLIVYQKPAMRSAINLLLATLAFSDIMLSLFCMPFTAVTIITGSWYFGSQFCQISAMLYWFFVLEGVAILLIISVDRFLIIVQRQDKLNPHRAKIMIATSWVLSFCISFPSVVGWTLVEVPTRAPQCVLGYTEFLADRAYAVMLVVAVFFIPFSVMLYSYLCILNTVRRNAVRIHNHAESLCLSQVSKLGLMGLQRPHQMNVDMSFKTRAFTTILILFIGFSLCWLPHSVFSLLSVFSRTFYYSNSFYVISTCILWLSYLKSVFNPVIYCWRIKKFREACMEFMPKTIKILPKVRGRTRRRIRPSTIYVCSEHQSAV; this is encoded by the coding sequence ATGGGTTGCAATAGGACAGCTTTTGGCAGCTGCATGTTTTCCAGTGAGAATGCAACGGTAATGAATCCagattccagatttgctgcattcCCTACCCCACTCAGGATATTGTTGGCAATAATTATGGTATTAATGATTTCCATTGCTTTTTTAGGCAATGCTATTGTTTGCCTTATTGTTTACCAGAAGCCAGCTATGCGGTCTGCAATCAATCTCCTACTTGCAACGCTGGCATTTTCTGACATTATGCTTTCCCTATTCTGCATGCCTTTTACAGCCGTTACAATAATCACCGGGAGTTGGTACTTTGGCAGCCAGTTCTGCCAGATTTCAGCCATGCTGTACTGGTTTTTTGTCTTGGAAGGAGTTGCCATACTACTTATCATTAGCGTTGATCGTTTTTTGATCATTGTACAGAGACAAGATAAGCTAAATCCACACCGTGCCAAGATAATGATTGCCACTTCTTGGGTGTTGTCGTTCTGTATCTCCTTTCCATCCGTAGTAGGCTGGACATTGGTGGAGGTTCCAACACGTGCACCACAGTGTGTCTTGGGATACACAGAATTTTTAGCTGATAGGGCATACGCAGTCATGCTGGTTGTAGCCGTGTTTTTTATCCCTTTCAGTGTAATGCTGTACTCCTATCTATGCATCCTGAACACTGTCAGAAGAAATGCCGTCAGGATACATAACCATGCGGAGAGCCTGTGCTTGAGCCAAGTAAGCAAGTTAGGCTTGATGGGTTTGCAGAGGCCTCATCAGATGAATGTGGACATGAGTTTTAAAACAAGAGCCTTCACCACTATTCTCATTCTGTTCATTGGATTTTCCCTTTGCTGGCTTCCACATTCTGTGTTTAGTCTGCTGTCAGTATTTAGTAGGACTTTCTACTACAGTAACTCATTCTATGTGATCAGCACTTGCATCTTGTGGCTCAGTTACCTCAAGTCTGTATTCAACCCTGTTATTTACTGTTGGAGAATCAAGAAGTTCCGCGAGGCCTGCATGGAGTTCATGCCTAAAACAATAAAGATTCTCCCTAAAGTACGCGGAAGGACGAGAAGAAGGATACGCCCCAGTACTATCTATGTTTGCAGTGAACACCAGTctgctgtttaa